One Deinococcus grandis DNA window includes the following coding sequences:
- a CDS encoding Rieske (2Fe-2S) protein, producing MSDPAPTPQRARRVTRRALLERWWLLPVAGTVGTFGYMGWYASRVTLGKRTPGEPAFEAAPPQRVAALADLGADWAEVTFTYAGRPCTLLRLPSPTRGSLGVPGGHLAGFSRVCTHLGCSVNLVRDAEVLAFAFNYRAPGGQEHPQLGCRCHYSVFDPLKAGEAVFGKALAPLPRVRLERRGADVWATGIEPAPEYTG from the coding sequence GTGAGCGACCCCGCGCCCACCCCCCAACGGGCGCGCCGCGTGACGCGCCGGGCGCTGCTGGAACGCTGGTGGCTGCTGCCGGTGGCGGGCACGGTGGGGACCTTCGGGTACATGGGCTGGTACGCAAGCCGCGTGACCCTGGGCAAACGCACGCCCGGCGAGCCCGCCTTCGAGGCGGCGCCGCCGCAGCGCGTGGCGGCCCTGGCCGACCTGGGCGCCGACTGGGCCGAGGTGACCTTCACGTACGCCGGGCGGCCCTGCACGCTGCTGCGCCTTCCCTCGCCCACGCGGGGGTCGCTGGGGGTGCCGGGGGGGCATCTGGCGGGCTTCTCGCGGGTGTGCACGCACCTGGGGTGCAGCGTGAACCTCGTGCGGGACGCCGAGGTGCTGGCCTTCGCGTTCAACTACCGCGCGCCCGGCGGGCAGGAGCACCCGCAGCTGGGCTGCCGCTGTCACTACTCGGTGTTCGATCCCCTGAAGGCGGGCGAGGCGGTGTTCGGCAAGGCCCTGGCGCCGCTGCCCCGCGTTCGGCTGGAGCGGCGCGGCGCGGACGTCTGGGCGACCGGGATCGAACCCGCGCCCGAGTACACCGGATAA
- a CDS encoding c-type cytochrome produces the protein MTGAVLLNVLLLALVALACVWLVTEPLRARTPDDPDAPERARLGAERDRLYAELAALTDESRRPDLERRAALALRGLDALPPAPQARPGTRTLALGLLGGAALLTVVGAVTFVPRWQLASLTPNEAGNVQAVLKLPGLKAQAERSGTKEAYLAWGKAAFDSNTFDQAVTAYGSALKLDPRQPEALRRLGILLLTRGEQTGQAISAEDAQRAALLIRTGAQLAPQEPESQLLLGFALARFGEDQAALAALERYRTLDPKGRDADDLITALRARLNTSDPALRVYAASCASCHGPGGGGGTGPSLRASTLTRAALAQVITQGKGAMPAYPDLKADELAALLTLLEGWQREGQ, from the coding sequence GTGACCGGCGCGGTCCTGCTGAACGTGCTGCTGCTGGCGCTCGTGGCGCTGGCCTGCGTGTGGCTGGTGACCGAGCCGCTACGGGCGCGCACGCCGGACGATCCGGACGCGCCGGAACGCGCGCGCCTGGGGGCCGAACGGGACCGGCTGTACGCCGAGCTCGCGGCCCTGACCGACGAGTCGCGCCGCCCGGACCTGGAGCGGCGCGCGGCGCTGGCCCTGCGCGGCCTGGACGCCCTGCCGCCCGCCCCGCAGGCCCGCCCCGGCACGCGCACGCTGGCGCTGGGCCTGCTGGGCGGCGCGGCGCTGCTGACCGTGGTGGGCGCCGTGACGTTCGTGCCCCGCTGGCAGCTGGCCAGCCTGACCCCCAACGAGGCCGGGAACGTGCAGGCGGTGCTGAAACTGCCGGGCCTGAAGGCGCAGGCGGAGCGCAGCGGCACGAAGGAAGCGTACCTGGCGTGGGGCAAGGCGGCGTTCGATTCGAACACCTTCGATCAGGCGGTCACGGCGTACGGCAGCGCCCTGAAACTCGATCCGCGTCAGCCGGAGGCGCTGCGCCGCCTGGGCATCCTGCTCCTGACGCGCGGCGAGCAGACCGGGCAGGCCATCAGCGCCGAGGACGCCCAGCGGGCCGCGCTGCTGATCCGCACCGGCGCGCAGCTGGCCCCGCAGGAGCCGGAATCGCAGCTGCTGCTGGGCTTCGCGCTGGCCCGCTTCGGGGAGGATCAGGCGGCGCTGGCGGCGCTGGAACGCTACCGGACGCTGGACCCGAAGGGCCGCGACGCGGACGACCTGATCACGGCGCTGCGCGCCCGCCTGAACACCAGCGACCCGGCCCTGCGCGTGTACGCCGCGAGCTGCGCGTCCTGCCACGGGCCGGGCGGGGGTGGCGGCACCGGCCCCAGCCTGCGGGCGTCCACCCTGACCCGCGCGGCGCTGGCGCAGGTGATCACGCAGGGCAAGGGGGCCATGCCCGCCTACCCGGACCTGAAAGCGGACGAACTGGCCGCGCTGCTGACCCTGCTGGAAGGCTGGCAGCGGGAGGGCCAGTGA
- a CDS encoding cytochrome c-type biogenesis protein encodes MRRVLLTGALLGATAVAQTAPTPSLTPAQEARALAIEKNLRCPLCDTGESIADSRSTIAVKMRESVREQVAQGRGDTDIYVYFSQRYGNFVLLDPPKSGRNLLLWGAPLAALAAGGGVLWAFLRRSRPAATLPDEPLNDAGGFDPYLAQVQRDTRRDGDS; translated from the coding sequence ATGAGGCGCGTGCTGCTGACGGGCGCCCTGCTGGGTGCAACTGCTGTGGCCCAGACGGCGCCCACGCCGTCCCTGACTCCGGCGCAGGAGGCGCGGGCGCTGGCGATCGAGAAGAACCTGCGCTGCCCGCTGTGCGACACCGGGGAGTCCATCGCGGACTCGCGCAGCACCATCGCCGTGAAGATGCGCGAATCGGTCCGCGAGCAGGTCGCGCAGGGGCGCGGCGACACGGACATCTACGTGTACTTCTCGCAGCGGTACGGGAATTTCGTGCTGCTCGACCCGCCCAAGTCGGGCCGGAACCTGCTGCTGTGGGGCGCGCCCCTGGCGGCGCTGGCAGCCGGAGGCGGCGTGCTGTGGGCGTTCCTGCGCCGCAGCCGCCCGGCGGCGACCCTGCCGGACGAACCGCTGAACGACGCGGGCGGCTTCGACCCGTACCTCGCGCAGGTGCAGCGCGACACCCGCCGGGATGGTGACTCGTGA
- a CDS encoding TlpA family protein disulfide reductase: MTESTPSAPKSPASPTPAPPAPLWRRLLPPAIAFALVAVLAVALRTPASNDQTGGPLVGKPAPAFTLTSLDDTPLSLASLRGRPVVVNFWASWCGPCREEAPMFRELSARQSGGDGLAVVGILFNETNEGNARQFIQEYALAYPNLRDPGINTGLEYGVSGIPETVFIDRGGVVQHMDRGGLTRERLNVGLAKIGVPGL, translated from the coding sequence ATGACCGAATCCACCCCCTCTGCCCCGAAGTCCCCTGCATCCCCAACCCCCGCGCCCCCCGCACCACTGTGGCGCCGCCTGCTGCCCCCGGCCATCGCGTTCGCGCTGGTGGCGGTCCTGGCGGTCGCGCTGCGCACCCCGGCCAGCAACGACCAGACCGGCGGGCCGCTGGTCGGCAAACCCGCCCCGGCGTTCACGCTGACCAGCCTGGACGACACGCCGCTGTCCCTGGCGAGCCTCAGGGGCCGCCCGGTCGTCGTGAACTTCTGGGCGTCGTGGTGCGGTCCGTGCCGCGAGGAGGCGCCGATGTTCCGCGAGCTGAGTGCCCGCCAGAGCGGCGGGGACGGGCTGGCGGTCGTGGGCATCCTGTTCAACGAGACGAACGAGGGGAACGCCCGGCAGTTCATTCAGGAGTACGCGCTGGCGTACCCGAACCTGCGCGACCCCGGCATCAACACGGGGCTGGAGTACGGCGTGAGCGGCATTCCCGAGACGGTCTTCATCGACAGAGGCGGCGTGGTGCAGCACATGGACCGCGGCGGCCTGACCCGCGAGCGCCTGAACGTGGGTCTGGCGAAGATCGGCGTTCCCGGCCTATGA
- a CDS encoding heme lyase CcmF/NrfE family subunit, producing MLNLISFSSSASGALGQLSLLGALLFSVAGLLLALLGGARRDPRVTEAARRATWAVFALVSLGTLVLLAALLRDDFTVRFVAEHSMRASPTWVKVTGLWGALEGSILLWAWLLAGYAFILSVTLRRDALRPWALSAMFASLVFFVGVCATVASPFTPVATLVADGRGPNPALQNHWMMAVHPVLLYLGFVGLSVPFAYAVAALVTGRLSDHWVVVTRRWTLVAWALLTAAIVAGGWWSYETLGWGGYWAWDPVENASFIPWLLTTAFLHSIQIQERRGLMRSWNVWLIVLAYASTVLGTFLNRSGIVQSVHAFAGGPVGPVFLGFLALVLLAGTLLAAWRAPHLRDDNDPPAALSREGAFLAGNWLFVVFAVMVLVGTLFPTIVEAVQGRRDASVGPAFYNAFAIPLGLGLLLLMGVGPLLPWRRADGQGLWRALRPLLIAGAGAALLALALGVRHPGVLATVALSAYNLLGLGLLTARAARQAGGLGRTLRAQPRRYGAYLSHAGLIVLALGLAFSGTYRRDAQVTLNLNKPAHLLNEDLTLTALETVTRPDGKSVVARVLIDGRPFGARLNTYVQGGDTAFPAPAVRYGLTGDTYLVLTNVDAQKGQWASVRLIESPLVSWIWWGTLLVCVGAAFTLVTPRRAAQAAPARLAPATD from the coding sequence GTGCTGAACCTGATCTCGTTTTCGTCCAGTGCGTCCGGGGCGCTGGGGCAGCTGAGCCTGCTGGGCGCGCTGCTGTTCAGCGTGGCGGGACTGTTGCTGGCGCTGCTGGGCGGCGCGCGGCGCGATCCGCGCGTCACCGAGGCCGCGCGCCGGGCCACCTGGGCGGTCTTCGCGCTCGTCAGTCTGGGCACGCTGGTGCTGCTCGCGGCGCTGCTGCGGGACGATTTCACGGTGCGCTTCGTCGCGGAGCACTCCATGCGGGCCTCGCCGACCTGGGTGAAGGTCACGGGCCTGTGGGGCGCGCTGGAGGGCAGCATCCTGCTGTGGGCGTGGCTGCTGGCCGGGTACGCGTTCATCCTGAGTGTCACGCTGCGCCGCGACGCGCTGCGGCCCTGGGCCTTATCGGCGATGTTCGCCAGTCTGGTGTTCTTCGTGGGCGTGTGCGCGACGGTCGCCTCGCCGTTCACGCCGGTGGCGACGCTGGTCGCGGACGGGCGCGGCCCGAACCCGGCGCTGCAGAACCACTGGATGATGGCGGTGCACCCGGTCCTGCTGTACCTGGGCTTCGTGGGCCTGAGCGTGCCGTTCGCGTACGCGGTGGCGGCGCTGGTGACGGGTCGCCTGTCGGATCACTGGGTGGTCGTCACGCGCCGCTGGACGCTGGTCGCCTGGGCGCTGCTGACGGCGGCGATCGTGGCGGGCGGCTGGTGGAGTTACGAGACGCTCGGCTGGGGCGGCTACTGGGCCTGGGACCCGGTAGAGAACGCCAGTTTCATCCCGTGGTTGCTGACGACCGCGTTCCTGCATTCCATCCAGATTCAGGAACGCCGGGGCCTGATGCGCTCGTGGAACGTGTGGCTGATCGTGCTGGCGTACGCGAGCACCGTGCTGGGCACCTTCCTGAACCGCAGCGGCATCGTGCAGAGCGTGCATGCCTTCGCGGGCGGCCCGGTCGGGCCGGTGTTCCTGGGGTTCCTGGCTTTGGTGCTGCTGGCGGGGACGCTGCTGGCCGCGTGGCGCGCGCCGCACCTGCGGGACGACAACGACCCGCCCGCCGCGCTGAGCCGCGAGGGCGCGTTCCTGGCGGGAAACTGGCTGTTCGTGGTGTTCGCGGTGATGGTCCTGGTGGGGACGCTGTTCCCGACCATCGTGGAGGCCGTGCAGGGCCGCCGGGACGCCAGCGTGGGCCCGGCCTTCTACAACGCGTTCGCCATTCCGCTGGGCCTGGGCCTGCTGCTGCTGATGGGCGTGGGACCGCTGCTGCCGTGGCGGCGCGCGGACGGGCAGGGCCTGTGGCGGGCGCTGCGGCCCCTGCTGATCGCGGGGGCAGGCGCGGCGCTGCTGGCGCTGGCGCTGGGCGTGCGTCATCCCGGCGTGCTGGCGACGGTGGCCCTGAGTGCGTACAACCTGCTGGGCCTGGGCCTGCTGACGGCCCGCGCGGCCCGGCAGGCGGGCGGGCTGGGCCGCACGCTGCGCGCGCAGCCGCGCCGCTACGGAGCGTACCTGTCGCACGCGGGCCTGATCGTGCTGGCGCTGGGGCTGGCGTTCAGCGGCACGTACCGCCGCGACGCGCAGGTCACGCTGAACCTGAACAAACCCGCGCACCTGCTGAACGAGGACCTGACCCTGACTGCCCTGGAGACCGTGACCCGCCCCGACGGGAAGTCGGTGGTGGCGCGCGTGCTGATCGACGGGCGGCCCTTCGGGGCGCGGCTGAACACCTACGTGCAGGGCGGCGACACGGCCTTCCCCGCCCCCGCAGTGCGCTACGGCCTGACTGGTGATACCTACCTCGTCCTGACGAACGTGGACGCCCAGAAGGGCCAGTGGGCCAGCGTGCGCCTGATCGAGTCGCCGCTGGTGTCGTGGATCTGGTGGGGCACGCTGCTCGTGTGCGTGGGGGCCGCGTTCACGCTGGTCACCCCGCGCCGCGCTGCCCAGGCCGCCCCGGCGCGACTGGCGCCCGCCACCGACTGA
- the ccmE gene encoding cytochrome c maturation protein CcmE, producing the protein MSAPGPDAPTPLTPLPQARRRKRSPLPVVLGVAALVGLTATIAFGNLNRSLEYFVTPSEYQQQEAELQGRPVRIGGLVKAAKYDPQTLNLRFTVTDGSASFPVQYHGAVTDLFKENQGVVVRGEFQGETFHATDLVVKHSEEYNVPKTQAELKDMIKSAD; encoded by the coding sequence GTGAGTGCGCCCGGCCCTGACGCCCCCACGCCCCTGACGCCGCTGCCGCAGGCGCGGCGGCGTAAGCGCAGTCCGCTGCCGGTCGTACTGGGCGTGGCGGCGCTGGTGGGCCTGACGGCGACGATCGCGTTCGGGAACCTGAACAGGTCGCTGGAGTACTTCGTGACGCCCAGCGAGTACCAGCAGCAGGAGGCCGAGTTGCAGGGCCGCCCGGTGCGGATCGGTGGACTGGTGAAGGCCGCGAAGTACGACCCGCAGACGCTGAACCTGCGCTTCACGGTCACGGATGGCAGCGCGAGCTTCCCGGTGCAGTACCACGGGGCAGTCACGGATCTCTTCAAGGAGAACCAGGGCGTCGTGGTGCGCGGCGAGTTCCAGGGCGAGACGTTCCACGCGACGGACCTCGTGGTGAAGCACAGCGAGGAATACAACGTCCCGAAGACGCAGGCCGAGCTGAAGGACATGATCAAGTCGGCCGATTGA
- the ccsA gene encoding cytochrome c biogenesis protein CcsA codes for MKRDVTTTVLGAASLLGLAVVLGLSLTSPLDVNQGSLVRLMFVHVPEAWLSYLAYGGTGLFGLLYLIQRRRHWDRLAMASGEIGLLFTLATIVGGMLWAKPTWGTYWVWDARLTTTALSLVVYGGYLLIRSLIDDPERRARVSAVVGIVGTLYVPVNYMAVEWWRGVHQTQTLKLLGGVRWDAAPIYLPTLLLSVASFTLLYFFLLRLRGTLAAREEAREERELTGVTGRVEVARG; via the coding sequence ATGAAAAGAGACGTCACGACGACTGTGCTGGGCGCGGCCAGCCTCCTGGGCCTGGCCGTGGTGCTGGGCCTGAGCCTGACCTCTCCGCTGGACGTGAATCAGGGTTCGCTGGTGCGGCTGATGTTCGTGCACGTGCCCGAGGCGTGGCTGAGTTACCTCGCGTACGGCGGCACGGGCCTGTTCGGGCTGCTGTACCTGATCCAGCGCCGCCGTCACTGGGACCGGCTGGCGATGGCCAGTGGCGAGATCGGGCTGCTGTTCACGCTGGCGACCATCGTGGGCGGGATGCTGTGGGCCAAGCCGACCTGGGGCACGTACTGGGTCTGGGACGCGCGCCTGACGACCACGGCGCTCAGTCTGGTGGTGTACGGCGGGTACCTGCTGATCCGGTCGCTGATCGACGACCCGGAGCGCCGGGCGCGCGTGTCGGCGGTCGTGGGGATCGTGGGGACGCTGTACGTGCCCGTGAACTACATGGCGGTGGAGTGGTGGCGCGGCGTGCACCAGACGCAGACGCTGAAGCTGCTGGGGGGCGTGCGCTGGGACGCCGCGCCGATCTACCTGCCGACGCTGCTGCTCAGCGTGGCGTCGTTCACGCTGCTGTACTTCTTCCTGCTGCGCCTGCGCGGCACCCTGGCCGCCCGTGAGGAGGCGCGTGAGGAACGCGAACTGACCGGCGTGACCGGCCGGGTGGAGGTGGCCCGTGGATAA
- a CDS encoding heme exporter protein CcmB: MKGALRQALTVAAKDLRVAGRTRDTLLATAFFAGIVLLVLGFALSGGVVSRDARLSAPLAAGAIWTALALAAAVGAQRAFAQEQEAGALEQLLAYPGPHGALYLGKLLGVLPPLLLVAAVTVPTGLVLFGASEAVTAAGRALPWAALALTTTLGVLGFAAATTFYGSITVNLRAREALLPALAFPILVPAVLATVQATRLLLEGGWSPEVGTWLTFLTAFDLGTIILATLLFPAAVEG; the protein is encoded by the coding sequence TTGAAGGGCGCGCTGAGGCAGGCGTTGACGGTCGCCGCGAAGGATCTGCGCGTGGCGGGTCGCACGCGCGACACCTTGCTGGCCACGGCGTTCTTCGCGGGGATCGTGCTGCTGGTGCTGGGCTTCGCCCTGAGCGGCGGCGTGGTGTCCCGCGACGCCCGCCTGAGCGCGCCGCTGGCTGCCGGGGCGATCTGGACGGCGCTGGCTCTCGCGGCGGCGGTGGGCGCGCAGCGGGCTTTCGCGCAGGAGCAGGAGGCCGGGGCGCTGGAGCAGCTGCTGGCGTACCCGGGTCCGCACGGGGCGCTGTACCTGGGCAAGCTGCTGGGCGTGCTGCCGCCCCTGCTGCTGGTCGCGGCGGTGACCGTGCCGACGGGTCTGGTGCTGTTCGGCGCGTCCGAGGCGGTCACGGCGGCGGGCCGCGCACTCCCGTGGGCGGCGCTGGCCCTGACAACCACGCTGGGCGTGCTGGGCTTCGCGGCCGCCACGACCTTCTACGGCAGCATCACCGTGAACCTCCGCGCGCGTGAGGCGCTGCTGCCCGCGCTGGCCTTCCCCATCCTGGTCCCGGCGGTCCTGGCGACCGTGCAGGCCACCCGCCTGCTCCTGGAGGGCGGCTGGAGTCCCGAGGTCGGCACCTGGCTGACGTTCCTGACCGCGTTTGACCTGGGCACGATCATCCTGGCGACCCTGCTGTTCCCGGCGGCGGTCGAGGGCTGA
- a CDS encoding ABC transporter ATP-binding protein — protein sequence MKESDPGAAFAVQLRDVWLRLGREVILRGVTLDVPAGQGVTLLGENGAGKTTLLRLLSAGLRPTRGEGRVLGFDLRDSRAVRDAIHLMPVDGGLYPDLTAAENLAFALRMHARAGDVPGTLRRVGLEGAATRRARFLSAGMRKRLALARAHLLARPVTLVDEPFANLDDAGRALVQELLLELRGQGCSLLIAAHEPALAQVVAPRTLRLAGGLLREEVPA from the coding sequence GTGAAGGAATCCGATCCGGGCGCGGCGTTCGCGGTGCAGCTGCGGGACGTGTGGCTGCGGCTGGGCCGCGAGGTGATCCTGCGTGGCGTGACGCTGGATGTCCCGGCCGGGCAGGGAGTGACGCTGCTGGGCGAGAACGGCGCCGGGAAGACCACGCTGCTGCGCCTGCTGAGCGCCGGGCTGCGGCCCACGCGTGGCGAGGGGCGGGTGCTGGGCTTCGACCTGCGCGACAGCCGCGCGGTGCGGGACGCGATTCACCTGATGCCGGTGGACGGGGGGCTGTACCCGGACCTGACGGCGGCGGAGAACCTGGCGTTCGCGCTGCGGATGCACGCGCGGGCCGGGGACGTGCCGGGCACGCTGCGCCGCGTGGGGCTGGAGGGCGCGGCCACCCGCCGGGCGCGCTTCCTGTCGGCGGGGATGCGCAAGCGGCTGGCGCTGGCCCGCGCGCACCTGCTGGCCCGTCCGGTGACGCTGGTGGACGAACCCTTCGCGAACCTGGACGACGCGGGGCGGGCGCTGGTGCAGGAGCTGCTGCTGGAGTTGCGCGGGCAGGGCTGCTCGCTGCTGATCGCCGCACACGAGCCTGCGCTGGCGCAGGTGGTCGCGCCGCGCACGCTGCGCCTCGCGGGCGGCCTGCTGCGCGAGGAGGTGCCCGCTTGA
- a CDS encoding cytochrome c biogenesis CcdA family protein has translation MTSASPTLTVAFLAGLVSFLSPCVLPLVPSYLGVLGGERQPWSRALGFILGFGLVFIALGATASSLGALIAPHKALLGQVSAALIIFFGLVMLGLIRLPFLMRDTRALANAGGYGPVALGAAFAFGWSPCLGPTLGSVLSLAASSASLGSGVTLLAAYTLGLSVPFLLAAALWHRVNLRSLNRFAGVFEKVGGALLVVVGLMMLTGQFTRLATFFFSVMPEWLRL, from the coding sequence ATGACGAGTGCTTCCCCGACCCTGACTGTCGCGTTCCTGGCGGGGCTGGTGTCGTTCCTGAGTCCGTGCGTGCTGCCGCTGGTACCCAGTTACCTGGGTGTGCTGGGCGGTGAGCGGCAGCCGTGGTCGCGGGCGCTGGGGTTCATTCTGGGGTTCGGGCTGGTGTTCATCGCGCTGGGCGCGACGGCCAGCAGCCTGGGGGCGCTGATCGCGCCGCACAAGGCGCTGCTGGGGCAGGTGTCGGCGGCGCTGATCATCTTCTTCGGGCTGGTGATGCTGGGCCTGATCCGGCTGCCGTTCCTGATGCGGGACACGCGCGCTCTGGCGAATGCCGGGGGGTACGGGCCGGTGGCGCTGGGCGCGGCGTTCGCGTTCGGCTGGAGTCCGTGCCTGGGGCCGACGCTGGGCAGCGTCCTGAGCCTCGCGGCGAGCAGCGCCAGCCTGGGCAGCGGCGTGACGCTGCTGGCGGCGTACACGCTGGGCCTGAGCGTGCCCTTTCTGCTGGCGGCGGCGCTGTGGCACCGCGTGAACCTGCGGAGCCTGAACCGCTTCGCGGGGGTGTTCGAGAAGGTCGGGGGCGCGCTGCTGGTCGTGGTGGGCCTGATGATGCTGACGGGTCAGTTCACGCGGCTGGCGACGTTCTTCTTCTCGGTCATGCCCGAGTGGCTGCGCCTGTGA
- a CDS encoding penicillin-binding protein — protein MRLRRAPLLTLLLTLGISTAEARVRLGEPLPQHPWTAAAQEVVVVYSHDCGDLGDLWSAVLAAGLPVRAVNAEGFPSPAPAGVQAWTGEAATTFARQLRVGAYPTVLLVQDGRIMNAWEGTFSGKLE, from the coding sequence ATGAGGTTGCGCCGCGCTCCCCTGCTGACCCTGCTGCTGACCCTGGGCATCTCGACCGCCGAGGCGCGCGTGCGCCTGGGGGAACCCCTGCCGCAGCACCCGTGGACGGCAGCCGCGCAGGAGGTCGTGGTGGTGTACAGCCACGACTGCGGGGATCTGGGTGACCTGTGGTCGGCGGTGCTGGCGGCGGGACTGCCGGTGCGGGCCGTGAACGCCGAGGGGTTCCCCTCCCCCGCCCCGGCGGGCGTGCAGGCCTGGACGGGCGAGGCGGCGACGACCTTCGCGCGGCAGCTGCGGGTGGGGGCGTACCCGACGGTGCTGCTCGTGCAGGACGGCCGGATCATGAACGCCTGGGAGGGCACGTTCAGCGGCAAGCTGGAATAA